Genomic segment of bacterium:
GGCGACTGCATGTTCTGCGCCGCTAGCGCGGTCCGCAGGCGGGTGTCGACATCCACGACCGGCGGGTCATCGGGCTTCGGACCGACCGGCGGCTGGGTTGTGCTCCCGCCACCTCCGCACCCCGCCAGCAGCAACATCGCCAGGCTCGTCAGGACTCCTGGGCCCCACACATGTCGTCGTCCCGCTGCGCTTTGAAGATCGCGCATCGCTGTTCTCCTTCCCGGACTCCACGAGGGCTCCGGGCGCTGACTGAATACCGTACTGTCGAAGAGGACTGGGTTGACGGAATGGTACACCCGTTACCGGAGATCGTCCGTTCTGATGATTTCCACACGAAGCGACCTAGTCGTCGTAGCCCACCGGCAGTGCGCTGGGACTTGGCAACACCGGGACTTCGGTCTTCAGCTGCGCCACCTTTGGATCGCTCAGCGTCATCAGGAATGCCAGCAACTGGCGAAACTCCCGTTCGGTCAGCTCGGGCCCGTTGAGGATCTGCGGATCTACGGTTGCCAGCAGGGCGCTCTCGACCGCCTCGCCTCGTCGCACGAGCGGCTGGACATCCGCCCGGAGCTTGTTGGGAGTATAGGACCCCAGCATCCCGGCCGGATCAAAGTGATGCCGGACGGCATCCTCGAGCGTCGCATAGGCCCCCGAGTGCATGTAGGGCGCAGTGTCGGCCACCTGACGCAATGGTGGGGTCCGGAACGCGAACTCCTGCGACGGGTCGCCGCTAATGGCAGCTCCGCCCCGGTCGAGACCTCCGATGCCCGGCAGTAACTGCGGCACCGCCAGGTTGTGCAGCTGCTGATCCGTCATCAGCGTCCCGCTGTGGCAGGTGCTGCACTGGGCCTTCCCGTAGAAGAGCAATGCGCCGGCCTTTGCCTGGTCGCTGATGGCGTGCGGGTCACCGGCGAGCCAGTTGTCCCAGGGCGTATTCGGGAAACTGAACTCCACCCGCTCGAAGGCCGCGATGGCGTTGGCCAGATGCTGGATGGTGAACTGCCCCCCTGTCACTTCCGGATAGGCGCGCTCCAACTGACGCTGATACCCCGGCACATCGGTGACACGCTTCATCACGCCGTTCCAGATCGCATGGGGATCATCCAGGAGGGCCAGTTCATTGCTCCCGTTCAGGACCGTCACGTCCCCCGGGGTCCCGCGCATTTCCGCCGGATTGAGCAGGGTATGGAGCACCTGTCCCGCCAGGGGACCATCCAGGCCAGCAATCGGCTCCGGGACATCCGGAATCCGGACCCGACCATCCGGCTCCTGCCGGATCCGGGCATCCCACATCATCGTGGTCCACTCCGATTCGCCCCGGTTGAAGAGGTCCGGCGAGTGCCGGGCAATAAAGTCCCGCCCGGCCCCCAGGGTCCGCGCCGGTCCCAGTTTTTTGCCACCCGTGCCAATGGAGAGGGGGATATGGTCAGTCAGTGCATGTTCCGGCGCATGGCATCCCGCGCAGGAGATGTCCTTGTTGCCGCTCAGAATCTTGTCGAAAAAGAGAGCTTTCCCCAGTCGGACCTGCTCGGGGTCTTGCAGAATCTGTGGCTGTAGCGGCTGGAGTCGATGCTGGGCCGCGACTCCACGCAAATCTGCTTCCAGTCCGGTACTCATCGGACCCTTCGGCATCCCGAAGGTCGTGAGCGCGGCGGTCGCGCTCCCTGCCAGTACCAGGACCGTCACCAGCGGCAGCAACATCATCCGGGGAATGAGGTCTGGCTGGCGGAGCCGGACACGTCGCGAGGCATGGGCAGCCTTGCGGCGTCGATATTGCTCTCGCATCGCAGCGAGCGAACGACGAAATTTCGGTTCCGGCGTAGCAATCATGAGCAACGCTCCGGGGAAGAGGGCGGGATGCAGGAAGTATACCAGCCCATAGCATCGCGTAAGGCAAGCGCTCCGCCACCTTTTGCATCAGCGAGTAGACTCCCAGGCACCGATGCCCACGATCCCTGCCCATGACATGCCCGGCTATGGCCTCGGACGCCGGGTCATGGTGGCCCGCTGGCTCACCGCCTGGCGCGACTGGTCACGAGCCTGTCAGCGGCTGACAGCGCTGCATCAGGAAGCCCCGGAACTCGAAACGCTGGTCGATCGGGCGCTGGAGCTGGGGACCCATGGGCTGTTCGAGGTCCGGGCCTCGCAGGTTCGCAGCGAAATCCTGGCACTGGCGCAACAGGTCGCTGCCCTGGAGCCACAGGTGATTGTCGAAATCGGGGTCTATAAGGGAGGCACCGGGCTCCTCTGGAGTCACCTCGCCCGAAGCCTGGTCCTGTTGTGCGATCTGCGTTCGCTCCACCTGGAGTCGCACCTGTTGCGACGCTTCCCACCCCCTGGCGGCCCCCGGGTCGAGGTCCTCCGCGGCGACTCTCACGCACCTATATTCCAGGCGTCGTTGCGTCAGCAACTTCAGGGACGCCACATCGATTTTCTCTTCTTAGATGGCGATCACTCGCTGGACGGCATCCGGCAGGACTTCGCGGATTTCGCGCCACTGGTGCGACCGGGTGGCCTCATCGCCTGCCATGACATCGTGCCCCGTCAGCCCTTCCCCACCACGCAGGTCCATCGCTTTTGGGAAGACCTCAAGGCAGAGGGGAAGTACGAACTGACAGAGTATGTCGAGGACTGGCAACAGGTGGGGTATGGCATAGGGGTGATCCACTGGCCCGGTTAGCGGTTTCACCTGGCCGTTTCTGGCGTCGGCTCGCTCTTGCGCCGCGCAGCCCGCGCATCCGCAGCCGTCACGGGGGTGTGCATCATCAAAAAGAAAACGCTGCCGTCGATACGGCAGCGTTCTGGATTGTCAGACCCCGCAGCGATCCAGCCCTTAGGCCGACACTGCCTCGGTCTTCTTGATCACCTGGTGTCGGGTGAAGTCAATCGACGCCGGGAACTCCGCGGTCCCAGCCTGATACTTCGCCTTGAACTCAGCGATCGCCTTCTTCAGCAGCGACTCGACTTCGTCGTCAATCGCCAGCCGGGTCTGCATCTCGTGCAGCAACTGGCTCTGCTGGTGCTCCAGGTAATGATGGAAGCCCGCCTCGAACTTTCGGACATCCTCTTTGGCGATGTCATCCAGATGCCCCTGACCGGCGGCCCAGATGATGGCCACCTGGTGCTCGACAGGCATCGGGACATACTGCCCCTGCTTGAGGATCTCCACCATCCGCTCACCGCGAATCAACCGGGCCATGGTGGCTTTGTCGAGGTCGGAGCCGAACTGGGCGAACGCCGCCAGCTCGCGGTACTGCGCGAGGTCGAGGCGGAGCGTACCGGCGACCTTCTTCATCATCTTGGTCTGTGCGTTTCCACCCACACGGGAGACGGAGATACCGACGTTGATGGCCGGGCGGACACCAGCGTAGAAGAGGTCCGCTTCCAGGAACATCTGACCATCGGTGATGGAGATGACGTTCGTCGGGATGTAGGCCGAGATGTCGCCCGCCTGGGTCTCAATCACCGGCAGTGCGGTCAGCGACCCGGCACCCATCTCATTGGAGAGCTTGCAGGCCCGTTCCAGCAGGCGGCTGTGGAGATAGAACACGTCGCCGGGATACGCCTCGCGGCCCGGGGGACGGCGGAGGAGGAGCGAGAGTTCGCGATACGCGACCGCCTGCTTGGAGAGGTCGTCGTAGCAGCAGAGGACGTGGCCGCCATTGAAAGTGAAGAACTCTCCCATCGCCGCACCGGCGTAGGGAGCGATGAACTGCATGGGGGCCGGGTCCGAGGCGGAGGCCACCACGACCGTGGTGTATTCCATCGCGCCGTACTCTTCGAAGGTCCGGATCACCTGCGCGACCGTGGACTTCTTCTGCCCCACCGCCACATAGATGCACTTAACGCCAGTCCCCTTCTGATTGAGGATGGCATCGACGAGCACGGCGGTTTTGCCGGTCTGGCGGTCGCCAATGATCAGTTCGCGCTGGCCGCGTCCGATGGGGATCATGGAGTCAATCGCCTTGATCCCGGTCTGGAGCGGCTCCTTCACCGGCTGGCGCTGGATGATGCCCTCGGCCACCTTTTCAATCGGACGTGTTTCCGACGACGGGATCGGACCTTTGCCATCGATGGGCTCACCCACCGCGTTCACGACGCGCCCGATGACACCCTCGCCCACCGGCACGGAGGCGATGCGCTCGGTGCGGTGCACCTGCATCCCCTCTTTAATGTGACCGCTGTAGCCCAGAATCGCGGCGGCTACAGAGTCCTCTTCGAGGTTGAGCACGATGCCGTAGACCTTGGAGCCATCCGGGGCATCGGGGAACGACAGCAGTTCCAGGGCAGCGGCATCCTCGAGCCCGTAAATACGGGCCACGCCATCGCCGACCTGGAGCACGGTGCCGACCGACTCCATCTTCAGGTCCTGGTTGTACTTCTCGATCTCCTGCTGCAGGATCGTCGAGACTTCCTCGGGTCGCAGGGCCATAACGTCTTTCAGCCTCTCTTCGTCGTCGTCCAGTCAGCGTCACTCGCGATGCGCCGATGCCGTTAATGCACCTGCGCCGCCTGCAGCGTCCGCTTCAGTTCCTGCAAACGATGGCGTACGGAGCCATCGATGATCCGGTTCCCCAGCCGGAGGATGACGCCCCCCAGGATGGACGGATCAATAGTGGTCTTCAGCCGGACTTCATGGCTGCTGAAGCGCTGCACTTCGGCGGTGAGCCGCTGCAACTGCTCCGGCGGGAGAGGAACCGCCGAGATGACCTCGGCTTCTTCCACACCCCGGCGCTCATCTGCCATCCGGCTAAAGCGATCCGCGATTCCCCGCAACTCCCGCTCCCGATGCTTGTCGATCAGGAGCAGCATGAGCTGCAGGACCGCCGGTGTCACCCGCTCGCCAAAGACCCGCTGCACCAGCCCCTTCTTGTCTGCAGCAGCGATCCTGGGGTTTTCCAGGAACGCGCTCAGGGACGGGGTGGTCGCCAGAATCTCCCCGATCGCGTCGAGGTCGTCATCGATCCGGTCCAGCGTCGCGCTGTCCGGACCAACCAGGCCCATCAGCGCGGTAGCGTAGCGATCGGCAACGATCTGATCAGACATGGACACGGCGGAGGTCCTCGATGTAGCGATCGATCAGGCTGTGCTGTAGCGGGGTGTCCA
This window contains:
- the atpA gene encoding ATP synthase subunit alpha; translated protein: MALRPEEVSTILQQEIEKYNQDLKMESVGTVLQVGDGVARIYGLEDAAALELLSFPDAPDGSKVYGIVLNLEEDSVAAAILGYSGHIKEGMQVHRTERIASVPVGEGVIGRVVNAVGEPIDGKGPIPSSETRPIEKVAEGIIQRQPVKEPLQTGIKAIDSMIPIGRGQRELIIGDRQTGKTAVLVDAILNQKGTGVKCIYVAVGQKKSTVAQVIRTFEEYGAMEYTTVVVASASDPAPMQFIAPYAGAAMGEFFTFNGGHVLCCYDDLSKQAVAYRELSLLLRRPPGREAYPGDVFYLHSRLLERACKLSNEMGAGSLTALPVIETQAGDISAYIPTNVISITDGQMFLEADLFYAGVRPAINVGISVSRVGGNAQTKMMKKVAGTLRLDLAQYRELAAFAQFGSDLDKATMARLIRGERMVEILKQGQYVPMPVEHQVAIIWAAGQGHLDDIAKEDVRKFEAGFHHYLEHQQSQLLHEMQTRLAIDDEVESLLKKAIAEFKAKYQAGTAEFPASIDFTRHQVIKKTEAVSA
- the atpH gene encoding ATP synthase subunit delta, which produces MSDQIVADRYATALMGLVGPDSATLDRIDDDLDAIGEILATTPSLSAFLENPRIAAADKKGLVQRVFGERVTPAVLQLMLLLIDKHRERELRGIADRFSRMADERRGVEEAEVISAVPLPPEQLQRLTAEVQRFSSHEVRLKTTIDPSILGGVILRLGNRIIDGSVRHRLQELKRTLQAAQVH